In Wolbachia endosymbiont (group B) of Germaria angustata, the following are encoded in one genomic region:
- a CDS encoding Rpn family recombination-promoting nuclease/putative transposase, whose amino-acid sequence MAFSKFLDPKNDLSFKKIFGSEKNKNILIHFLNDILGFSSSDQIMEIEFLSTIMDPEIASDKQSIVDVLCKDSIGNRFVIEMQLARDKGFEKRAQLYAAKAYSRQLDKSGNYIDLQKVFFIAISNCNLLPEEVDYISTHNIRDIKTNGHYLKDLQFVFIELPKFTKNRVEQLENTTERWCFFFKYAEETTDEDLKKIAAEAPIIKLAYDELDRFRWNEKDLIAYEERILSVQKENAILAQKLDDAKHEGRQEGRQEGRQEGRQEGIHIGHQKGKIEGKIEGKIEVAKNSLKAGVSIDVIAEITGLSLDEIKKLRD is encoded by the coding sequence ATGGCTTTTTCTAAATTTCTTGATCCCAAAAATGACTTGAGCTTTAAAAAGATCTTTGGCTCTGAAAAGAATAAAAATATCCTCATTCACTTCCTCAACGATATCTTAGGTTTTTCTAGTTCTGATCAAATAATGGAAATTGAATTCCTTAGTACTATTATGGATCCTGAAATTGCCTCTGACAAACAAAGCATTGTTGATGTTCTTTGCAAAGACTCTATTGGTAATAGATTTGTCATCGAAATGCAGCTCGCTCGTGATAAGGGCTTTGAAAAACGCGCTCAACTTTATGCTGCTAAGGCTTACTCAAGACAATTAGATAAATCTGGTAATTATATTGATCTTCAGAAAGTCTTCTTTATTGCTATTTCCAATTGTAACCTTCTGCCTGAAGAAGTTGACTATATTTCTACTCATAATATACGTGATATCAAAACCAATGGTCATTACTTAAAAGATCTACAATTTGTCTTTATTGAGTTGCCTAAATTTACAAAAAATAGAGTAGAGCAGTTAGAGAATACTACAGAAAGATGGTGTTTCTTTTTTAAATACGCAGAGGAAACAACTGATGAAGATCTGAAAAAGATAGCAGCAGAAGCTCCGATAATAAAGCTAGCATATGATGAATTGGACAGGTTTCGCTGGAATGAAAAGGATTTGATCGCATATGAAGAAAGAATATTGAGCGTGCAGAAAGAAAACGCTATCCTTGCTCAAAAACTCGATGATGCTAAACATGAAGGTAGACAAGAAGGTAGACAAGAAGGTAGACAAGAAGGTAGACAAGAAGGCATCCACATCGGCCATCAAAAAGGTAAAATTGAAGGTAAAATTGAAGGTAAAATTGAAGTAGCGAAAAACTCACTTAAGGCCGGTGTTTCTATTGATGTTATCGCTGAAATAACCGGCCTTTCTTTAGATGAGATCAAAAAATTAAGAGACTAA